The Streptomyces luteogriseus genome includes a window with the following:
- a CDS encoding LacI family DNA-binding transcriptional regulator, with amino-acid sequence MADVAEKAGVSRALVSIVFRNQAGAGRETRERVLRVADEIGYRPDSAARLLARGRSRTLGVMFTVQQTFHTDLITGIYPEAERLGYDVLLSGATRGRSEAKAVEALLSHRCEAVILLGPDAESAYLDELGQRTVAVSVSRRVPHARVDFVHTAEGKGVRQAMDHLVELGHRRIVHIDGGRGPGSAERRRAYRAAMRRHGLEAEARVIPGHHTEDSGIETGRLLLAERDGGQPLPTAVLAGNDRCAMGLLMALTRAGVDVPRDLSVVGYDDSHLSHLMPIGLTTVRQDAVLMAEHAVRFAVERLEKGELEPREAVLDPKLVVRGTSGPVPKEPVPA; translated from the coding sequence ATGGCGGACGTCGCCGAGAAGGCGGGCGTCTCCCGCGCGCTCGTCTCGATCGTCTTCCGCAACCAGGCCGGAGCCGGCCGGGAGACCCGGGAACGGGTCCTGCGCGTGGCCGACGAGATCGGCTACCGCCCCGACAGCGCGGCCCGCCTGCTGGCCCGCGGCCGCAGCCGCACGCTCGGCGTCATGTTCACCGTGCAGCAGACCTTCCACACGGACCTCATCACCGGCATCTACCCCGAGGCCGAACGGCTCGGCTACGACGTGCTGCTCTCCGGGGCGACCCGGGGTCGCAGCGAGGCCAAGGCGGTCGAGGCGCTGCTCAGTCACCGCTGTGAGGCGGTCATCCTGCTCGGCCCGGACGCCGAGTCCGCCTACCTGGACGAACTCGGGCAGCGCACGGTCGCCGTGTCGGTCAGCCGCCGGGTGCCCCACGCCCGGGTCGACTTCGTGCACACGGCCGAGGGCAAGGGCGTCCGGCAGGCCATGGACCACCTGGTGGAGCTGGGGCACCGCCGGATCGTGCACATCGACGGCGGACGCGGCCCCGGCTCGGCGGAACGCCGGCGGGCCTACCGGGCCGCGATGCGCCGCCACGGGCTGGAGGCCGAGGCGCGGGTGATCCCCGGTCACCACACCGAGGACTCCGGCATCGAGACCGGCCGTCTGCTGCTGGCCGAACGGGACGGCGGGCAGCCGTTGCCGACGGCGGTCCTCGCCGGCAACGACCGGTGCGCGATGGGCCTGCTGATGGCCCTGACCCGGGCGGGCGTGGACGTCCCGCGCGACCTCTCCGTCGTCGGCTACGACGACAGCCACCTCTCCCACCTGATGCCGATCGGCCTGACCACCGTCCGCCAGGACGCCGTCCTGATGGCCGAGCACGCCGTCCGTTTCGCCGTCGAGCGGCTGGAGAAGGGGGAACTGGAGCCGCGGGAGGCGGTGCTGGACCCCAAGCTCGTGGTGCGGGGGACGAGCGGGCCGGTCCCGAAGGAGCCGGTGCCGGCCTGA
- a CDS encoding sugar ABC transporter substrate-binding protein: MRRHRRTAALTTAVAVGALLAAGCSSGSGGKKSEDGGTDTAAGKATTPRMTVALVTHAAPGDTFWDLIRKGAQAAAAKDNIKLVYSSDPVAGNQANLVQNAIDQKVDGIALTAAKPDAMKGVVAKAKAAGIPVVGFNSGLDDWKELGMLEYFGQDENIAGQAFGERLNRLGAKHAVCVIQEQGQVALEARCAGLKKGFEGTTENLYVNGTDMPSVKSTLTAKLQKDSSIDQVVTLGAPIALTAVQSVKDAGSKAKVATFDLNKELVGAVQGGSIEFAVDQQPYLQGYLAVDALWLYRTNGNVSGGGTAPVLTGPAFVTKDNVDSVAEFAKKGTR, encoded by the coding sequence ATGCGCAGACACCGCAGAACCGCCGCCCTGACCACCGCCGTCGCCGTCGGCGCCCTGCTCGCCGCGGGCTGCTCCAGCGGCTCCGGCGGGAAGAAGTCCGAGGACGGCGGCACCGACACCGCCGCGGGCAAGGCCACCACCCCGCGGATGACCGTCGCCCTGGTCACCCACGCGGCGCCGGGCGACACGTTCTGGGACCTGATCCGCAAGGGCGCCCAGGCCGCCGCGGCGAAGGACAACATCAAGCTCGTCTACTCCAGCGACCCCGTCGCCGGGAACCAGGCCAACCTCGTGCAGAACGCCATCGACCAGAAGGTCGACGGCATCGCGCTCACCGCCGCCAAGCCCGACGCCATGAAGGGCGTGGTGGCGAAGGCCAAGGCGGCCGGCATCCCCGTCGTCGGCTTCAACTCCGGCTTGGACGACTGGAAGGAGCTCGGCATGCTCGAGTACTTCGGCCAGGACGAGAACATCGCGGGGCAGGCGTTCGGCGAGCGGCTCAACCGGCTGGGGGCCAAGCACGCCGTCTGCGTCATCCAGGAGCAGGGCCAGGTCGCCCTGGAGGCCCGCTGCGCCGGGCTGAAGAAGGGCTTCGAGGGCACGACGGAGAACCTGTACGTCAACGGCACGGACATGCCCTCGGTGAAGTCGACACTGACCGCCAAGCTCCAGAAGGACTCCTCCATCGACCAGGTGGTCACGCTCGGCGCCCCGATCGCCCTGACCGCCGTGCAGTCGGTGAAGGACGCCGGCAGCAAGGCGAAGGTCGCCACGTTCGACCTCAACAAGGAGCTCGTCGGCGCCGTCCAGGGCGGCAGCATCGAGTTCGCCGTCGACCAGCAGCCCTACCTCCAGGGCTACCTGGCCGTGGACGCGCTGTGGCTGTACAGGACCAACGGCAACGTGAGCGGCGGCGGTACCGCGCCCGTGCTCACCGGACCGGCGTTCGTCACGAAGGACAACGTCGACAGCGTCGCCGAGTTCGCGAAGAAGGGCACGCGCTGA
- a CDS encoding VOC family protein: MAARLNPYLNFNGDARQAMEFYKEVFGGTLDLNSYGDFGQADAPNADKIMHGMLETTGGFTLMGADNPPGMESERGSSYSVSLSGDDDAELRGYWEKLSEGGSVSVPLEKQMWGDVFGMCTDRFGVPWMVNISAQS; encoded by the coding sequence ATGGCCGCGCGCCTCAACCCATACCTCAACTTCAACGGCGACGCCCGGCAGGCGATGGAGTTCTACAAGGAGGTCTTCGGCGGCACGCTCGACCTCAACAGCTACGGAGACTTCGGGCAGGCGGACGCCCCCAACGCCGACAAGATCATGCACGGCATGCTGGAGACCACCGGCGGCTTCACCCTGATGGGTGCCGACAACCCGCCGGGCATGGAGTCCGAGCGGGGCAGCTCCTACTCCGTGAGCCTGAGCGGTGACGACGACGCCGAGCTGCGCGGCTACTGGGAGAAGCTGTCCGAGGGCGGCTCGGTGTCGGTGCCACTGGAGAAGCAGATGTGGGGCGACGTGTTCGGCATGTGCACGGACCGCTTCGGCGTCCCCTGGATGGTCAACATCAGCGCACAGAGCTGA
- a CDS encoding aldo/keto reductase, translating to MASTFRIGGDLDVRRLGFGAMHLPTGPGPGRENALAVARRAVELGVTLIDTAHLYGGGANEELLAEALHPYPEGLLITTKVGVARTGPGGEWKLDGRPQILRDQVRQALRRLRTERIELLQLHRIDPDTPLADQLGTLRELQTEGLVGRIGLSEVTVEELERARELVDVVSVQNRYNLLDREHEAVLDACAAAGIAFLPWRTVAWGDTGSEAGIAAVAAELGATPTQVALAWLLDRAPVVLPIPGTARIEHLEENLAAADLKLTPAQRARLDGAAEGVRAGSG from the coding sequence ATGGCATCGACGTTCCGCATCGGCGGGGACCTGGACGTACGGCGGCTCGGTTTCGGAGCCATGCATCTGCCCACCGGGCCCGGTCCCGGCCGGGAGAACGCCCTGGCGGTGGCCCGGCGGGCCGTGGAGCTGGGCGTCACGCTGATCGACACGGCGCACCTGTACGGCGGCGGAGCCAACGAGGAACTCCTCGCCGAGGCCCTGCACCCCTACCCGGAGGGCCTGCTGATCACCACCAAGGTGGGTGTCGCGCGCACCGGCCCCGGCGGCGAGTGGAAGCTCGACGGACGGCCGCAGATCCTGCGCGACCAGGTCCGGCAGGCCCTGCGACGGCTGCGGACCGAGCGGATCGAACTGCTCCAGCTGCACCGCATCGACCCCGACACGCCGCTCGCCGACCAGCTCGGCACGCTGCGCGAGCTCCAGACCGAGGGCCTGGTGGGCCGGATCGGGCTGTCGGAGGTCACCGTCGAAGAGCTGGAACGCGCCCGGGAGCTCGTCGACGTCGTGAGCGTGCAGAACCGCTACAACCTCCTCGACCGGGAGCACGAGGCGGTGCTGGACGCGTGCGCGGCCGCCGGGATCGCCTTCCTGCCGTGGCGGACGGTGGCCTGGGGGGACACGGGTTCCGAGGCCGGGATCGCCGCCGTCGCGGCCGAGCTCGGCGCCACGCCCACGCAGGTCGCGCTCGCCTGGCTCCTCGACCGCGCCCCGGTCGTCCTGCCCATCCCGGGCACGGCCCGGATCGAGCACCTGGAGGAGAACCTCGCGGCGGCCGACCTGAAGCTGACACCCGCCCAGCGCGCCCGCCTCGACGGGGCGGCCGAGGGAGTGCGGGCCGGATCGGGCTGA
- a CDS encoding cutinase family protein produces MRIRMCLAALSLAGGAGLATLSAPPAMAAACSDVEVVAARGTFEPGTLGFIVGDPVYSALQKKAAGKNVTSYKVNYPADLSPTSAAQGNLDLVNHVKSQAAACPSQKFVLVGYSQGANVVDNSIGISSAGAVVGSPIVATLPAAVEPKVAAVLLFGNPIRALGKSVTGTYQSRTLDLCAKGDPVCENGGGDVGAHLSYRDDAEEAATFAAGRL; encoded by the coding sequence ATGCGTATCCGTATGTGTCTCGCGGCGCTGTCCCTGGCCGGCGGGGCCGGGCTCGCCACCCTCTCGGCTCCCCCGGCCATGGCCGCGGCCTGCTCGGACGTCGAGGTCGTCGCGGCCCGCGGCACCTTCGAGCCGGGCACGCTCGGCTTCATCGTCGGCGACCCGGTGTATTCCGCCCTGCAGAAGAAGGCGGCGGGCAAGAACGTGACCAGCTACAAGGTGAACTATCCCGCCGACCTCTCCCCCACGTCCGCGGCACAGGGCAATCTGGATCTGGTGAACCATGTGAAGAGCCAGGCCGCCGCCTGCCCGAGTCAGAAGTTCGTTCTCGTCGGCTATTCGCAGGGCGCGAACGTCGTCGACAACTCCATCGGCATCAGCAGCGCCGGTGCGGTGGTCGGCAGCCCCATCGTGGCCACCCTGCCCGCCGCGGTCGAGCCGAAGGTGGCCGCGGTGCTGCTGTTCGGCAATCCGATCCGGGCCCTCGGCAAGAGCGTCACCGGCACCTACCAGAGCCGCACCCTCGACCTCTGCGCCAAGGGCGACCCCGTCTGCGAGAACGGCGGGGGCGACGTCGGGGCGCACCTGAGCTACCGGGACGACGCCGAGGAGGCGGCCACGTTCGCCGCGGGCAGGCTCTGA
- a CDS encoding PucR family transcriptional regulator, whose translation MAVPAPHGVPDRPAAPQFPPELAKVLRADLAAVADEVEEEVRRQVPEYARPADGTYRQNLRSGVVQALTLFVDHIADPRDDGGAIAATYYELGRGEALEGRSLDALQSALRVGGMCAWRQMGRTAEELGLDSTVVAGLGELAFRTVHEVAQAAASGYAEARLRSSDELERRRKRLLDLLLEDGPVALEAVQDLAHGARWPVPRTVAVVALAAAPDRREEDRPLAAAGALVDMGSRPPRMLVPDPDGSGGIGGRAFTLALRGRPAAIGPTVAVTEAAQSLRLATRALGLMGRGVLPRQGVVRCDEHLSTLLLYGDEPLLGRLQARVLAPLDTVSAGQRDRLAETLLAWLLSGSNVPDVAARLHIHPQTVRYRLRQLEKLFGDALHDPATRLDLILALRAESLHTRQD comes from the coding sequence ATGGCTGTGCCCGCCCCGCACGGCGTGCCGGACCGCCCCGCTGCCCCGCAGTTCCCCCCTGAGCTGGCGAAGGTGCTGCGCGCCGATCTGGCGGCCGTCGCCGACGAGGTGGAGGAGGAGGTGCGCCGCCAGGTCCCCGAGTACGCCCGGCCCGCCGACGGCACGTACCGCCAGAACCTGCGGTCCGGGGTGGTGCAGGCCCTGACCCTGTTCGTCGACCACATCGCCGACCCGCGCGACGACGGGGGCGCGATCGCGGCGACGTACTACGAACTCGGGCGGGGCGAGGCCCTGGAGGGCCGCAGCCTGGACGCGCTGCAGTCCGCGCTGCGGGTCGGCGGGATGTGTGCCTGGCGGCAGATGGGCCGTACGGCGGAGGAACTCGGGCTGGACTCCACGGTCGTGGCCGGGCTGGGGGAGCTGGCGTTCCGGACCGTGCACGAGGTCGCGCAGGCGGCCGCGTCCGGGTACGCCGAGGCCCGGCTGCGCAGCTCCGACGAGCTGGAGCGGCGCCGCAAGCGCCTGCTGGACCTGCTCCTGGAGGACGGGCCGGTGGCGCTGGAGGCCGTACAGGACCTGGCGCACGGCGCGCGCTGGCCCGTGCCGCGGACGGTCGCCGTCGTGGCGCTTGCGGCGGCGCCGGACCGGCGGGAGGAGGACCGGCCGCTGGCGGCGGCGGGGGCGCTGGTGGACATGGGGTCCCGCCCGCCGCGCATGCTGGTGCCCGACCCGGACGGCTCCGGTGGCATCGGCGGCCGGGCGTTCACGCTCGCGTTGCGCGGCCGGCCCGCCGCGATCGGCCCGACGGTGGCGGTCACCGAGGCCGCGCAGTCGCTGCGCCTGGCCACCCGGGCGCTCGGGTTGATGGGCCGTGGGGTGCTGCCCCGCCAGGGCGTGGTGCGCTGCGACGAGCATCTGTCGACGCTGCTGCTGTACGGCGACGAGCCGCTGCTGGGGCGGCTCCAGGCGCGGGTCCTGGCGCCCCTCGACACGGTCTCGGCGGGGCAGCGCGACCGGCTCGCCGAGACACTGCTGGCCTGGCTGCTCAGCGGCAGCAACGTGCCGGACGTCGCCGCGCGGCTGCACATCCACCCGCAGACGGTCCGCTACCGCCTGCGCCAGCTGGAGAAGCTCTTCGGCGACGCCCTGCACGACCCGGCGACCCGCCTCGACCTCATTCTCGCGTTGCGCGCGGAATCGCTGCACACACGGCAGGACTGA